The Gemmata palustris genome includes a region encoding these proteins:
- a CDS encoding carbohydrate porin, whose product MPLPSEPVVTEAAAPANPYAGDLSSRLRLTGDWWGTRSALANRGLTFDLFATQFYQGVAAGGNERSWEYGGKLDYLFNVDGQKLGLWKGLFLNMHTETRYGQDVNGIDGLLAPSNIAMNFPDPTTSITSITGLKLTQALSENFAVYAGKINTLDEYPLRYSPGLGTNKPGLEGFQNTSLVFNPIVARTIPYAAAGVGFAVLKDLEPVFTLTVFDPEERATSGLQNLYDRGVVLVPDLVLRTKFLDRPGAYNFGGTYSTAKYRSFDPAAYLNVPFLRSLVARDPVTPLETGSWSVYANFYQSLWVDECDEKRNWGLFGQFGISDGNPNPVRFVANGGVGGRSMIPGRKLDTFGVGYYYLGLSDNFKALARPFAPQRDEHGVELFYNYAITPWCRMTYDFQVATPSTINVNTTITTGLRLQILF is encoded by the coding sequence GTGCCCCTCCCCTCCGAACCGGTAGTTACGGAGGCCGCGGCCCCGGCGAACCCGTATGCCGGCGACCTCTCCTCTCGGCTCCGGCTGACCGGGGACTGGTGGGGCACGCGCTCGGCCCTGGCCAACCGCGGGTTGACCTTCGATCTGTTCGCGACCCAGTTCTATCAGGGGGTCGCGGCCGGGGGAAATGAGCGCTCGTGGGAGTACGGCGGGAAGCTCGACTACCTGTTCAACGTGGACGGGCAGAAGCTCGGGCTGTGGAAGGGGCTGTTCCTGAACATGCACACGGAGACCCGGTACGGACAGGACGTCAACGGGATCGACGGGTTGCTCGCGCCCAGCAACATCGCGATGAACTTCCCCGACCCGACGACCAGCATCACGTCGATCACCGGACTCAAGCTCACGCAGGCCCTCAGCGAGAACTTCGCGGTTTACGCGGGGAAGATCAATACGCTCGACGAGTACCCGCTGCGCTACAGCCCCGGTCTGGGGACCAACAAGCCGGGCCTCGAAGGGTTCCAGAACACGTCCCTCGTGTTCAACCCGATCGTTGCCCGGACGATCCCGTATGCGGCCGCCGGGGTCGGGTTCGCGGTGCTCAAGGATCTCGAACCCGTGTTCACGCTCACCGTGTTCGACCCGGAGGAGCGGGCGACCAGCGGGTTGCAGAACTTGTACGACCGCGGCGTGGTCCTGGTGCCCGACCTGGTGCTCCGCACGAAGTTCCTGGACCGGCCCGGTGCGTACAACTTCGGCGGGACGTACAGCACCGCGAAGTACCGGTCGTTCGACCCGGCCGCGTACCTGAACGTTCCGTTCCTGCGGTCCCTGGTGGCGCGCGACCCGGTCACCCCGCTCGAGACGGGTTCGTGGTCCGTGTACGCCAACTTCTATCAATCGCTCTGGGTGGACGAGTGCGACGAGAAGCGGAACTGGGGGCTGTTCGGGCAGTTCGGCATCTCGGACGGGAACCCGAACCCGGTTCGGTTCGTGGCCAACGGCGGGGTCGGCGGGCGCAGCATGATCCCCGGGCGCAAGTTGGACACGTTCGGAGTCGGGTACTACTACCTGGGCCTGAGCGACAACTTCAAGGCGCTCGCCCGGCCGTTCGCACCGCAGCGGGACGAGCACGGGGTGGAACTGTTCTACAACTACGCGATCACGCCCTGGTGCCGGATGACTTACGATTTCCAGGTTGCCACCCCGAGCACGATCAACGTGAACACCACGATCACGACCGGGCTGCGGCTCCAGATCCTGTTCTGA
- a CDS encoding helix-turn-helix domain-containing protein, with amino-acid sequence MSIPRGSFPAQPPVALARSLSDFDQLAAFYSGWSGRFEQLSSGRFDGTLSLARGRAGRIVSVDLNQTVLARGRGAPGLFSLYTVTPANAGGIWQGRRLDPGQFVVHGPDTETNHYTARRCTSTGISAGADFMEEAARSLSGGAAGAWPTTWDALVPAPDAYSRVHNKILQLLARAVADPALLATGEGHQLEQECVRAVVAGVAPVGVARRSALSLAALVRRAEELMRAHLREPLGAIDLCKELRVSDRTLRLAFHERLGLGPMAYYKAVRLNTVRSGLKADPAAAISDVARGYGFHHLGNFAADYRRLFGERPSQTDRARSTERVFTFDPPDGLA; translated from the coding sequence ATGTCTATCCCGCGCGGGTCCTTCCCGGCGCAACCCCCCGTCGCGCTCGCCCGCAGCCTCTCAGACTTCGACCAGCTCGCGGCGTTCTATTCAGGGTGGAGCGGGCGGTTCGAGCAGCTCTCTTCGGGCCGGTTCGACGGCACCCTGAGCCTGGCGCGCGGGCGCGCGGGGCGGATCGTCTCGGTCGATCTGAACCAAACGGTTCTCGCGCGCGGGCGCGGCGCCCCCGGGCTGTTCAGCCTGTACACCGTGACGCCCGCGAACGCGGGCGGGATCTGGCAGGGTCGGCGCCTCGATCCGGGTCAGTTCGTCGTCCACGGCCCCGACACCGAGACGAACCACTACACCGCACGGCGGTGTACGAGTACGGGAATCTCGGCCGGGGCGGACTTCATGGAAGAAGCGGCGCGGAGCTTGTCGGGCGGCGCGGCCGGCGCGTGGCCGACGACGTGGGACGCACTGGTCCCGGCCCCCGATGCGTACTCGAGGGTCCACAACAAGATCCTCCAGTTGCTCGCGCGGGCCGTTGCGGACCCCGCACTGCTCGCGACCGGCGAGGGGCACCAGCTCGAACAAGAGTGCGTCCGGGCGGTCGTCGCGGGGGTCGCGCCCGTGGGGGTCGCCCGGCGCTCCGCGCTTTCGCTCGCCGCGCTCGTGCGGCGGGCCGAAGAGTTGATGCGGGCTCACCTCCGCGAGCCACTGGGGGCGATCGATCTGTGTAAGGAACTACGGGTGAGTGACCGGACGCTGCGCCTGGCGTTCCACGAGCGCCTGGGGCTCGGCCCGATGGCTTACTACAAGGCCGTGCGGCTCAACACGGTCCGCTCGGGCCTGAAGGCGGACCCGGCGGCCGCGATCTCCGACGTGGCCCGCGGGTACGGGTTCCATCACCTCGGTAACTTCGCGGCCGACTACCGCCGGTTGTTCGGCGAGCGCCCCTCCCAGACGGATCGTGCCCGAAGCACCGAACGGGTCTTCACGTTCGACCCTCCGGACGGCCTCGCGTGA
- a CDS encoding bestrophin-like domain gives MDAIANVPMWALVTGLLALMTAANECGFRLGRRYHRGEPEPARAVSTALKGSVFGLVALLLGFSFSMTASRHEARRKVVLDEANAVGTCYLRGGLLADPERARIRDALRGYVAVRLEHFEKGLDPEEYRRTSREMDRLLAEVWAAVEAATRKNPEAVRTSQIVPAANEVLDLSSTRAWATRNHLPAPVLVLLVASVAVASLLMGHSSGQAGKRHTGLWAALNVLLVLVLFVVLDFDRPRRGLIRVDHTPLVELKASFDGPPN, from the coding sequence ATGGACGCGATCGCGAACGTGCCGATGTGGGCGCTGGTGACCGGCCTGTTGGCCCTGATGACGGCGGCCAACGAGTGCGGGTTCCGGCTCGGGCGCCGGTACCACCGGGGAGAACCGGAGCCGGCCCGCGCGGTCTCGACCGCGCTCAAGGGGAGCGTGTTCGGGCTGGTCGCCCTGTTACTGGGGTTCTCGTTCTCGATGACCGCGAGCCGGCACGAGGCGCGCCGGAAGGTGGTGCTCGACGAAGCGAACGCGGTCGGCACCTGCTACTTGCGGGGCGGGCTGCTGGCAGATCCCGAACGCGCGCGCATCCGGGACGCGCTGCGCGGGTACGTCGCGGTGCGGTTGGAGCACTTCGAGAAGGGTCTCGACCCGGAGGAATACCGGCGCACCAGCCGGGAAATGGACCGCCTGCTCGCCGAGGTGTGGGCGGCGGTCGAAGCCGCGACGCGGAAGAACCCGGAAGCGGTTCGCACGAGCCAGATCGTTCCCGCCGCGAACGAGGTGCTCGACCTCAGCAGCACGCGCGCCTGGGCGACCCGGAACCACCTGCCGGCCCCGGTACTGGTGCTGCTCGTCGCGAGCGTCGCGGTGGCGAGCCTGCTCATGGGGCACTCGTCCGGCCAAGCCGGGAAGCGGCACACGGGCCTGTGGGCGGCGCTCAACGTGCTGCTGGTGCTCGTGCTCTTCGTGGTGCTGGATTTCGATCGGCCGCGGCGGGGGCTCATCCGGGTCGATCACACCCCGCTGGTCGAACTGAAGGCGAGTTTCGACGGGCCGCCGAACTGA
- the aqpZ gene encoding aquaporin Z, translated as MMLKKAVAELIGTFWLTFGGCGSAVLAAAVFIQEGTSPINIGIGLVGVSLAFGLTVLTMAFAIGHISGCHLNPAVTVGLVVGKRFPATGAIPYILAQVAGSVLGAFLLFAIVSGKSGFTGLEDRAGVFATNGFGDFSPGKYSLVACLTAEVVLTAVFLFVILGATDRRAPAGLAPIAIGLGLTLIHLIGIPVTNLSVNPARSTGPALVTALNGAVTPITQLWLFWAAPILGAAAGAFLYQFVADEPSVPVK; from the coding sequence GTGATGTTGAAAAAGGCAGTCGCGGAACTGATCGGGACGTTTTGGCTGACGTTCGGCGGGTGCGGCAGTGCGGTACTTGCCGCCGCCGTATTCATCCAAGAGGGGACGAGCCCGATCAACATCGGGATCGGGCTCGTCGGGGTGTCGCTCGCGTTCGGGCTGACGGTACTGACGATGGCCTTCGCCATCGGCCACATCTCGGGGTGCCACCTGAACCCGGCGGTGACCGTGGGGTTGGTCGTTGGTAAGCGGTTCCCCGCCACCGGTGCGATCCCGTACATTCTGGCGCAGGTCGCCGGGTCCGTGCTCGGCGCGTTCCTGTTGTTCGCGATCGTGAGCGGGAAGAGCGGGTTCACGGGGCTCGAAGACAGGGCCGGGGTGTTCGCGACCAACGGGTTCGGGGACTTCTCACCCGGAAAATACTCGCTCGTCGCCTGCCTCACGGCCGAAGTCGTACTTACGGCGGTCTTCCTGTTCGTCATTCTGGGCGCGACGGACCGTCGCGCCCCGGCCGGTCTCGCGCCGATCGCGATCGGACTCGGACTCACGCTCATCCACCTGATCGGAATCCCGGTCACGAACCTGTCGGTGAACCCGGCGCGCAGCACCGGTCCGGCCCTGGTCACCGCGTTAAACGGCGCCGTCACTCCGATCACTCAGTTGTGGTTGTTTTGGGCCGCACCGATCTTGGGCGCGGCCGCCGGAGCGTTCTTGTACCAGTTCGTTGCGGACGAGCCCTCTGTGCCGGTGAAGTAA
- a CDS encoding arylsulfatase yields the protein MTRLPRRTHPGGAAPAGAPAGTSCCDAGANAADLAALAAHNQKVTANAQKDGKKPNICIIWGDDIGQSNISAYSHGVMGYKTPNIDRVAKEGMMFTDYYAEQSCTAGRASFITGQHGMRTGMTKVGLPAATLGLQKEDPTIAEMLKPLGYVTGQFGKNHLGDRNEFLPTAHGFDEFYGALYHLNASEEPEHPDYPKDPAFLAKYGPRGVLDCKATDKEDPTVDPRFGKVGKQTIKDTGPLTKKRMETIDDDVANRAVDFIQRQAKADKPFFVWVNFTHMHARTYAKPESKGQAGRWQSEYHDAMIDHDKNVGTVLKALDDAGIADNTFVMYSTDNGPHMNTWPDAGMTPFRNEKNTNWEGAYRVPAMVKWPGKIKPGTVSNQIVGHLDWLPTLLAVAGDTEVTDKLLKGYKVGDMSYKIHLDGFNLVPYLTGQVNKSPRDSFIYCNDEQQVVALRYDNWKLVFMEQRVQGTLKVWAEPFVSLRLPLMFNLRLDPYERAQITSNTYYDWMFSHAFLMVPAQDYVGKFLTTFKDYPPRQKAASFNLDEVMRKLQESGGK from the coding sequence ATGACGCGACTACCTCGGCGGACGCACCCGGGGGGGGCTGCGCCCGCCGGCGCACCGGCGGGCACCTCGTGCTGCGACGCGGGCGCCAACGCCGCGGACCTCGCCGCGCTCGCCGCGCACAATCAGAAGGTGACAGCCAACGCTCAGAAAGACGGGAAGAAGCCGAACATCTGCATCATCTGGGGTGATGACATCGGGCAGTCGAACATCAGCGCCTACTCACACGGGGTCATGGGCTACAAGACGCCCAACATCGACCGCGTAGCGAAGGAAGGCATGATGTTCACCGACTACTACGCGGAGCAGAGTTGCACCGCGGGCCGGGCCTCGTTCATCACCGGCCAGCACGGGATGCGCACGGGGATGACGAAGGTCGGCTTGCCGGCCGCGACCCTGGGGCTCCAGAAGGAAGACCCGACCATCGCGGAGATGCTCAAGCCGCTGGGGTACGTGACCGGGCAGTTCGGGAAGAACCACCTCGGCGACCGGAACGAGTTCCTGCCGACGGCCCACGGGTTCGACGAGTTCTACGGCGCGCTTTACCATCTGAACGCATCGGAAGAACCCGAGCACCCGGATTACCCGAAAGATCCGGCGTTCTTGGCCAAGTACGGGCCGCGCGGCGTCCTGGATTGCAAGGCCACAGATAAGGAAGACCCGACCGTCGACCCGCGGTTCGGCAAGGTCGGCAAGCAGACCATCAAGGACACCGGCCCGCTGACCAAGAAGCGGATGGAAACGATCGACGACGACGTGGCGAATCGGGCGGTGGACTTCATCCAGCGCCAGGCGAAAGCCGACAAGCCGTTCTTCGTGTGGGTGAACTTCACGCACATGCACGCCCGGACCTACGCCAAGCCCGAGAGCAAGGGGCAGGCGGGCCGGTGGCAGAGCGAATACCACGACGCGATGATCGACCACGACAAGAACGTCGGCACCGTGCTCAAGGCACTCGACGACGCCGGCATCGCGGACAACACCTTCGTCATGTACTCGACCGACAACGGCCCGCACATGAACACGTGGCCGGACGCCGGGATGACCCCGTTCCGCAACGAGAAGAACACGAACTGGGAAGGTGCGTATCGCGTCCCCGCTATGGTGAAATGGCCGGGCAAGATCAAGCCGGGCACCGTTTCGAACCAGATCGTCGGCCACCTCGACTGGCTGCCGACCCTTCTGGCCGTCGCCGGCGATACCGAAGTCACCGACAAGCTGCTGAAGGGTTACAAGGTCGGCGACATGAGCTACAAGATTCACCTCGACGGCTTCAACCTTGTGCCGTACCTGACGGGCCAAGTGAATAAGTCGCCGCGCGACTCTTTCATTTACTGCAACGACGAACAGCAAGTCGTCGCCCTGCGGTACGACAACTGGAAACTCGTGTTCATGGAACAGCGCGTACAGGGCACCCTGAAGGTGTGGGCCGAGCCGTTCGTGTCGCTCCGCCTGCCGCTGATGTTCAACCTGCGTCTCGATCCCTACGAGCGCGCCCAGATCACGTCGAACACCTATTACGACTGGATGTTCAGCCACGCTTTCCTGATGGTCCCGGCACAGGATTACGTCGGCAAGTTCCTGACGACGTTCAAGGACTACCCGCCGCGGCAGAAGGCCGCCAGTTTCAACCTCGACGAGGTCATGCGGAAGCTGCAAGAGAGCGGTGGCAAGTAA